A single Triticum dicoccoides isolate Atlit2015 ecotype Zavitan chromosome 2A, WEW_v2.0, whole genome shotgun sequence DNA region contains:
- the LOC119354524 gene encoding uncharacterized protein LOC119354524 yields the protein MSPNSGTIRWCPAHPQLPLAMLFIIHRIDLIYPVSCGRRHHFHFLGFWWWGGPHRLSPARPRGGGDSTCEMLLPDKVVAGSPSFHRRIRSSPTRPLPDPLLSDSNAYKSARPRQQQPTSKWPILSPSPPPMRIQDDDYHDFADLRSLLLDGRLFH from the exons ATGTCGCCCAATTCTGGCACCATCCGATGGTGCCCAGCCCACCCACAGCTTCCTCTCGCTATGCTCTTTATTATCCACCGCATCGATTTGATTTACCCCGTATCATGTGGTCGCCGACATCACTTCCACTTTCTAGGGTTTTGGTGGTGGGGTGGACCTCATCGTCTATCTCCTGCTCGACCTCGTGGCGGTGGTGATAGCACGTGTGAGATGCTCCTCCCCGACAAGGTCGTAGCTGGATCCCCTTCTTTCCACCGCAGGATCCGCTCCTCTCCCACGAGGCCGCTGCCGGATCCCCTCCTCTCCGACAGCAACGCCTACAAATCCGCTCGTCCTCGACAACAGCAGCCAACTTCGAAGTGGCCGATCCTCTCCCCATCGCCGCCGCCCATGAGGATCCAG GACGACGACTACCACGACTTCGCTGACTTGCGGTCCCTCCTCCTCG ATGGGAGACTCTTCCATTGA